DNA sequence from the Alteribacter lacisalsi genome:
TACGTCACCGTCATAAATTTTTGTTACATTTGAAAACTCAATCATAGTAGGTTGCCTCCTCGAATTATGAAATCCCCTTTGGTGTTAACCAGCGCTGTACAAGTCCGAGAACCGTGTCAACGACAATGGCCAGTACAGAAACAGAAATGGCACCAACAAGCATCATATCGCGGTTCGTTCTTGAAATTCCCTGGTCAATGATGACACCAAGACCCCCGGCTCCGATAAAGGCTGCAATAGCACCAATTCCGATGCTGAGAACGATTGCTGTTCTGACACCAGCCATAATGACCGGTACGGCAATGGGAAGCTCAACTTTTTTCAGACGCTGCCACGTTGTCATTCCAATGCCTTTCGCCGCATCCCGCATGTTCGGATCCACGTTATTAATTGCGACATAGGTATTACGGATGATCGGAAGCTGTGAGTAGAGAATAAGCGCAATAAGCGCCGGTAAAAAACCAATTCCCTGCCCGATAACGGAAAGGATCGGGATCATGATTCCAAAAAGAGCAATACTCGGAATCGTCATAATAATCGCGGCTACCTGAAGCACCGCTTCTGCCACTTCTTCGTTTGTTGTCAGGTAAATCCCGACGGGAACTCCGATCAGAATCGCGATGATCACTGCCAGCCCAACGAGCTGTATATGCTGCATCGTCAGCTGAAGAACAAAATCAATATTGTTCGTAAAATACTGCCATGCTCCTCCCAAAACTGGACACCTCCTGTATTTTCTCTTACACGTTGCAATTTTCCGCCATCGTATTGTAATGCAAAACCCGTGCCAAATCCCCAAAACAGCGTTGTGAAGGCTTTTCTGCTGTTTTCCAGTCACAAAAGCAATCTGTTAAAAACTTTTTACGTAAAAAATTTTTAACAGCCCGTCAAAATTTTTACCTGGTTAGTATTTGCTAACAGGGTGCGCACGTATTCCGGGTATACCTTGGACGCGGAGACTCAGCTCCATTAAGAATATTGAACAAAAAAATGATCCTCACTGCTGGTGAGAACCATTTCACATCATTTAGATTTACCGCGGAGAGCCTGTTTTTCTCCCAAATCCGCCTTCACATCTACCGTGTCTCCACAGGAGCACGCAACGTACTCGCTGCAGCCGGGCATTTTTCCGATCAGCCTTTGAACATTTTCCGGTGTACCGTGGGTAAAAACGGTCCGCACAGGGCGAAGCATGCTGACAAGACGCTGATTTTCCCGCAATCCCGGATGAACTTTAAGCTTGAATTTTGTATAGGGGATACTGGCTTGACATGCGAAGT
Encoded proteins:
- a CDS encoding ABC transporter permease yields the protein MGGAWQYFTNNIDFVLQLTMQHIQLVGLAVIIAILIGVPVGIYLTTNEEVAEAVLQVAAIIMTIPSIALFGIMIPILSVIGQGIGFLPALIALILYSQLPIIRNTYVAINNVDPNMRDAAKGIGMTTWQRLKKVELPIAVPVIMAGVRTAIVLSIGIGAIAAFIGAGGLGVIIDQGISRTNRDMMLVGAISVSVLAIVVDTVLGLVQRWLTPKGIS